One window of the Podospora pseudopauciseta strain CBS 411.78 chromosome 4, whole genome shotgun sequence genome contains the following:
- a CDS encoding hypothetical protein (COG:G; COG:Q; antiSMASH:Cluster_8; SMCOG1079:oxidoreductase; EggNog:ENOG503NYVD): MAPIKAAIIGLSGSAKTAWASRAHLPYLFSPLGRSKFEVVALLNSSIEAARAAIKAYNLPASTKAYGTPEDLAADPEVELVITNTRVDKHLETALPSVIAGKDVYIEWPLAANTIEARTLADAVKQHGGLGIVGLQGPLGPLPKKLREVISSGRIGEVLSSELRANGGIDGRGVIPASLSYFTERKVGGYVYTIGFAHQFDLVQSVLGDYKTGPDAPQGFLQIQRPQVKVIGEDKTVVETVTSDTPDLIFVHGYVDSGASLHFRFRVDSPFPSDPALVWTIAGTKGEIRVVAPSSTFIHIGNAADPQKFEVHDFETDMVDEVEWDFEDWQKELNLQARNIGAIYEDYYEVKRNGTQKTFVSFDDALKRHEQLEDILANGLKQ, from the exons ATGGCCCCCATCAAAGCTGCCATCATTGGCCTCTCAGGCTCTGCCAAAACCGCTTGGGCTTCCCGTGCACACCTTCCGTATCTCTTCTCACCATTGGGCCGCTCCAAGTTTGAAGTTGTTGCCCTCCTCAACTCGTCAATCGAGGCCGCCCGCGCGGCGATTAAAGCATACAACCTGCCCGCTTCTACCAAGGCATACGGTACGCCCGAGGACCTGGCTGCTGACCCGGAAGTTGAGctcgtcatcaccaacacccgGGTCGACAAGCACCTCGAGACTGCTCTTCCCTCTGTCATCGCTGGCAAGGATGTCTACATTGAGTGGCCTCTTGCTGCTAACACCATCGAAGCTAGGACTTTGGCCGACGCGGTGAAGCAGCATGGTGGCTTAGGGATCGTAGGTTTGCAGGGGCCTCTGGGCCCCCTACCAAAAAAGCTCAGAGAGGTCATCTCTAGTGGCAGGATCGGAGAGGTCTTGAGCTCGGAGCTCAGGGCTAACGGCGGAATTGATGGGCGGGGTGTTATTCCGGCTTCGCTGTCGTACTTTACCGAGAGAAAGGTTGGGGGATACGTCTACACTATTGGATTTGCGCACC AGTTTGATCTTGTTCAATCCGTCCTTGGAGACTACAAGACCGGCCCCGACGCACCACAGGGCTTCCTGCAGATCCAGCGGCCCCAAGTCAAAGTCATTGGCGAGGACAAAACTGTGGTGGAAACTGTCACTTCCGACACGCCCGATCTCATCTTTGTGCACGGCTATGTCGATTCAGGCGCTAGCTTGCACTTCAGGTTTCGCGTTGACTCGCCTTTCCCTTCCGACCCTGCTCTGGTTTGGACCATTGCGGGAACCAAGGGTGAGATTAGGGTTGTGGCACCGAGCTCGACATTTATCCACATTGGCAATGCCGCTGATCCTCAGAAGTTCGAGGTTCATGACTTTGAGACGGATATGGTTGACGAGGTGGAATGGGACTTTGAAGATTGGCAGAAGGAACTGAACCTCCAGGCAAGGAACATTGGAGCTATTTATGAGGATTACTACGAGGTGAAGAGGAATGGCACACAGAAGACGTTTGTAAGCTTTGACGATGCGCTGAAGCGTCACGAGCAGTTGGAGGATATTTTGGCAAATGGTTTGAAGCAGTGA
- a CDS encoding hypothetical protein (EggNog:ENOG503PC5I; antiSMASH:Cluster_8), with protein sequence MFSTLAYFFLQVSNHSSVRMFTLSAIFLALASLAAAEVRNITPHEQYSSSVGVLGCKINTHRVAYWPEAVDCNNICVRVSHQGRSLELLRIDQSGGANDISYDAWNYLGFGKSAIDDPQTGGGIDMDVEFVDADQCKHLLKDSGGKLAFSAPNSMNFLSSCLSDPGSWVARNFAAVNLKDSACHCGFDEVCTIPPPSEGNQPVCPNALGTTGPFRGDSVFNVEFGTGKLVPAPGAGVC encoded by the coding sequence ATGTTCAGCACTCTCGCTTATTTTTTTCTGCAAGTATCAAATCATTCATCTGTCAGAATGTTCACTCTCTCTGCCATTTTCCTCGCGCTCGCCTCTCTCGCTGCTGCCGAGGTTCGCAACATCACACCTCACGAGCAATACAGCTCCTCGGTCGGCGTTCTTGGTTGCAAGATCAACACCCACCGTGTCGCCTATTGGCCCGAGGCTGTCGACTGCAATAACATCTGTGTCCGCGTAAGCCATCAGGGCCGCTCTCTTGAACTCCTGCGCATCGACCAATCCGGCGGCGCCAACGACATCTCCTATGATGCCTGGAACTATCTTGGCTTCGGCAAGAGCGCCATTGATGATCCCCAAACGGGCGGCGGCATTGATATGGACGTTGAGTTCGTCGATGCCGATCAATGCAAGCACCTTCTCAAGGATAGTGGCGGCAAGCTTGCTTTCTCGGCCCCCAACAGCATGAACTTTCTCAGCTCATGCCTGTCTGACCCCGGATCGTGGGTCGCCCGCAACTTTGCTGCTGTCAATCTCAAAGACTCCGCCTGCCACTGCGGCTTTGATGAGGTGTGCACcattccccctcccagcgAGGGAAACCAGCCTGTTTGCCCCAACGCCCTGGGCACGACCGGCCCCTTCAGAGGGGATTCTGTCTTTAACGTTGAGTTCGGTACTGGCAAACTTGTTCCTGCCCCAGGCGCCGGAGTGTGCTAA
- a CDS encoding hypothetical protein (COG:O; antiSMASH:Cluster_8; SMCOG1138:FAD linked oxidase domain protein; CAZy:AA7; EggNog:ENOG503NX27) yields the protein MALIQTQSQLFGTALDWGISHNSLEQPLAGQNTVKSGDGPSSVKAFVCLSNSISPFITLTDPQWPTYATTFNERLQYIPAAITIPNTTEQIRAAVSCASKYGIPVQAKSGGHSCASYSTGGHNGILIIDLEKFNSVSLDYRTGIAAVGGGLRLGNLAQGIWDQGRRALGHGTCPGVGIGGHFTHGGYGYSSRAFGLALEQIIWLDVVLANGSFVKIENETLGDVYYALRGAADSFGIVTTFYLQTSTAPEVVIKFSHSFPQALGLIENATVVFMGVQNFSLYSPVVDRNLGLAVTLGGNATSYTVHGTWFGSVESFNKTIAPALLEALPVPPALNESSVEPADWITSLTMLGGEGNSTVPLHGFLQQDNFYAKSVSTNVSFAEEPIRKFFEYAYSAGRGLNVPISWFSIIHLYGGPDSQIGAEGKNGSWAAYSGFDDLWVVQNYGNVPLDQNFPQRGIQFLDGLNDAMTSAMNRSYNACLNYIDPELDTDEAWHLYYGKPLFERLKSLKRDLDPGDIFWNPQSIPVWNDTWVL from the exons ATGGCACTAATCCAGACTCAATCCCAGTTATTTGGGACAGCACTGGACTGGGGAATTAGTCACAACAGCTTGGAACAGCCACTGGCCGGCCAGAACACCGTGAAGTCAGGCGACGGACCCAGTTCCGTCAAAGCCTTTGTT TGTCTATCCAACTCGATCTCTCCGTTCATCACCTTGACCGACCCCCAATGGCCGACCTACGCGACGACCTTCAACGAGCGCCTGCAATACATCCCCGCCGCgatcaccatccccaacaccaccgagcAGATCAGGGCCGCAGTCAGCTGCGCAAGTAAATATGGCATTCCTGTCCAAGCCAAGTCGGGAGGGCATTCCTGCGCATCATATAGCACCGGCGGCCACAACGGGATCTTGATAATCGATCTCGAGAAGTTTAACTCCGTCTCGCTAGATTACAGAACTGGGAtagctgctgttgggggaggtCTGAGGTTGGGGAACCTGGCGCAGGGTATATGGGACCAAGGACGTCGAGCCTTGGGGCACGGCACTTGTCCTGGTGTAGGAATTGGTGGACACTTCACACATGGCGGGTACGGGTATTCATCACGCGCGTTTGGTCTGGCGTTGGAGCAGATTATCTGGCTGGATGTAGTGTTGGCGAATGGGAGTTTTGTCAAGATTGAGAATGAGACGTTGGGTGATGTTTACTAT GCACTCCGAGGAGCAGCAGACTCGTTTGGGATTGTCACCACATTCTACCTTCAAACTTCAACGGCTCCCGAAGTCGTTATTAAATTTTCGCATTCCTTCCCCCAAGCTCTTGGATTAATCGAAAATGCAACGGTTGTTTTTATGGGGGTGCAGAACTTCTCGTTGTACTCGCCAGTTGTCGATCGTAACCTAGGCCTCGCAGTCACACTAGGCGGCAATGCAACCTCGTACACTGTGCACGGAACTTGGTTCGGTTCGGTCGAGTCCTTCAACAAGACGATTGCACCCGCCTTGTTGGAGGCGCTCCCTGTTCCGCCTGCTCTTAACGAGAGTTCCGTTGAACCAGCCGACTGGATCACATCTCTGACCATGCTTGGCGGGGAAGGGAACTCGACGGTGCCCTTGCATGGGTTTTTGCAGCAGGACAACTTCTATGCCAAGTCTGTTTCGACAAATGTCTCGTTTGCGGAGGAGCCGATACGAAAGTTTTTCGAGTACGCGTACAGTGCCGGACGGGGCCTAAATGTGCCAATCTCGTGGTTTAGCATCATCCATCTGTATGGTGGTCCCGACAGTCAGATTGGCGCTGAGGGAAAGAATGGGAGCTGGGCGGCTTATTCGGGGTTTGACGATCTGTGGGTGGTGCAGAATT ATGGCAACGTACCTCTTGACCAGAATTTCCCCCAGCGCGGTATTCAGTTTCTAGACGGACTGAACGACGCCATGACCAGTGCCATGAACCGGTCGTATAACGCCTGTCTCAACTACATCGACCCTGAATTGGATACGGACGAGGCGTGGCATCTCTACTATGGGAAACCACTGTTTGAAAGACTCAAGTCGCTTAAAAGAGACCTCGATCCTGGAGATATCTTCTGGAATCCGCAGAGCATCCCTGTCTGGAATGACACCTGGGTTCTGTAG